From the Anabas testudineus chromosome 23, fAnaTes1.2, whole genome shotgun sequence genome, one window contains:
- the LOC113163927 gene encoding tetraspanin-7-like translates to MGKINGCLKCLFVFFNVLFAIVGCLLIYGSIKSTAHSQQMSAFGGPSLGWSWVVAIGVLGISCLGIYAGLSEKPIALKIFAGFMGIGMVIMMIFGIITVVTRNKVKDNFQTIAADVAKSIKEDKDLKGMLEALQASAQCCGVVKPEDWGNEIPDSCECKTTYMGVCRSKPQGMNGPTQIYKKACSDFILDVLNLVFSLAMGLFFAFAVTALLGLLISILMIHQVKRHDNAGGASIAMRGY, encoded by the exons ATGGGGAAAATTAATGGATGCCTCAagtgtctctttgtctttttcaatgTGCTGTTTGCG ATTGTCGGATGTCTGCTGATCTATGGCTCAATCAAGTCCACTGCCCACAGCCAACAG ATGTCTGCATTTGGGGGCCCAAGCCTGGGTTGGAGTTGGGTAGTGGCCATTGGCGTCCTTGGCATCTCCTGTCTGGGAATCTACGCCGGTTTGTCAGAGAAACCAATTGCCCTCAAAATA TTTGCAGGCTTCATGGGGATTGGAATGGTCATCATGATGATCTTTGGCATCATTACTGTTGTCACAAGAAATAAG GTCAAAGACAACTTTCAGACCATCGCAGCTGATGTGGCAAAGAGCATTAAGGAAGACAAGGATTTGAAAGGGATGCTTGAAGCACTGCAGGCATCT GCCCAGTGCTGCGGAGTAGTGAAGCCTGAAGACTGGGGTAATGAAATCCCTGACTCCTGTGAATGCAAAACTACGTATATGGGAGTGTGCAGATCCAAACCTCAG GGAATGAACGGTCCAACACAAATTTATAAAAAg GCCTGCAGTGATTTCATTCTTGACGTACTGAACCTCGTCTTTTCATTAGCCATGGGCTTATTCTTTGCCTTTGCTGTCACTGCA cTGCTAGGCCTGCTGATCTCCATCCTGATGATCCATCAGGTCAAACGACATGACAACGCGGGAGGAGCATCTATTGCCATGAGGGGCTACTGA